The Heliomicrobium gestii genome includes a region encoding these proteins:
- a CDS encoding copper amine oxidase N-terminal domain-containing protein — protein sequence MKKRVAVCALATSLALTTVSTAWAASPPDLKGLLNQIKNESTETALPDSIVTESLTMPDPAISDEAAHPANAVDLKQLANQWNLSGFSGIKVLGNGQEIAFDVPPQIVDGRTLIPVRKVTEAFGAQAKFDDTTRTVTLQLAGDTIQLTLDSAQALVNQKPVTLDVPARAVDGRTLVPLRFISENLGKAVNYAQAGNVTVINITDK from the coding sequence ATGAAAAAGAGAGTCGCAGTGTGCGCGCTCGCAACAAGTTTGGCCCTGACAACTGTATCGACCGCTTGGGCCGCCTCCCCGCCAGACCTCAAAGGGCTGCTAAATCAAATCAAAAACGAATCGACGGAAACGGCGCTTCCTGACTCGATCGTCACTGAATCCCTGACCATGCCCGATCCCGCCATCTCCGATGAGGCCGCCCATCCCGCAAATGCCGTGGACCTTAAGCAATTGGCAAACCAGTGGAACCTCTCTGGTTTTTCCGGTATTAAGGTGTTAGGTAACGGTCAAGAAATTGCCTTCGATGTTCCCCCGCAGATCGTTGATGGCCGGACCTTGATCCCGGTGCGCAAAGTGACGGAAGCCTTCGGCGCCCAGGCAAAATTTGATGACACCACCCGGACGGTCACCCTTCAACTCGCCGGTGACACGATCCAGTTGACCCTGGACTCAGCACAGGCCTTAGTCAACCAAAAGCCTGTCACATTGGATGTGCCTGCCAGGGCCGTTGACGGGCGCACCTTGGTGCCGCTTCGTTTCATCAGCGAAAATCTGGGCAAGGCCGTCAACTATGCCCAGGCTGGCAATGTCACCGTCATCAACATCACCGATAAGTAA